One segment of Anastrepha obliqua isolate idAnaObli1 chromosome 3, idAnaObli1_1.0, whole genome shotgun sequence DNA contains the following:
- the LOC129240655 gene encoding POU domain protein CF1A — MAATSYMTPSSGDLDMALGGGGYHTSSPRSAADAGEMKYMQHHHHHAAAAAAHHQLPSSPSPNAVVGGAAGAGAGSAGGLGVSTTGLSSITPTGGLGSNPWTALHPSDPWASMTHQTHHHPADAVKQEMSHLSQQSRVHQGMASPHTWHAPVHAAAHYAPTGGSPLQYHHAMNGMLHHPGHPAHHQGVAPLHHALRGESPQLHIHPHHLQGDRDVSGGEEDTPTSDDLEAFAKQFKQRRIKLGFTQADVGLALGTLYGNVFSQTTICRFEALQLSFKNMCKLKPLLQKWLEEADSTTGSPTSIDKIAAQGRKRKKRTSIEVSVKGALEQHFHKQPKPSAQEISSLADSLQLEKEVVRVWFCNRRQKEKRMTPPNTMGGDMMDGMPPGHMHPHGGYHPHHDMHGSPMGTHSHSHSPPMLSPQNMQSAAGHQLAAH, encoded by the coding sequence ATGGCCGCCACCTCGTATATGACACCGTCCAGCGGTGACTTAGACATGGCGCTGGGCGGCGGTGGCTATCACACCTCATCGCCTCGGTCTGCCGCCGATGCAGGCGAAATGAAGTATAtgcaacatcatcatcatcacgcTGCCGCCGCTGCTGCCCACCATCAGCTTCCTTCATCTCCGAGTCCGAATGCAGTTGTAGGCGGAGCGGCCGGAGCGGGAGCAGGTAGTGCTGGAGGCCTGGGTGTTTCCACGACAGGGCTTAGTTCGATCACACCAACTGGCGGTTTGGGTTCGAATCCCTGGACCGCGTTGCATCCCTCAGATCCATGGGCGTCAATGACTCATCAGACACACCATCATCCCGCGGATGCAGTGAAGCAGGAAATGTCACATTTATCACAGCAGTCCCGTGTTCACCAAGGCATGGCATCACCTCATACATGGCACGCACCAGTTCATGCTGCGGCGCACTACGCACCGACGGGCGGTTCGCCGTTGCAATATCATCATGCAATGAACGGCATGTTGCATCATCCTGGACATCCGGCGCACCACCAAGGCGTAGCACCGCTGCACCATGCATTACGAGGAGAATCACCACAATTACACATACATCCACATCATCTACAAGGTGATCGCGATGTATCGGGTGGAGAAGAAGATACTCCCACTTCGGATGATTTAGAGGCATTTGCAAAGCAGTTCAAACAGCGTCGTATAAAACTCGGGTTTACACAAGCTGACGTCGGACTGGCGCTTGGCACCCTGTATGGCAATGTCTTCTCTCAGACGACGATTTGCCGTTTTGAGGCTCTACAGTTAAGTTTCAAGAATATGTGCAAATTGAAACCGCTGCTACAGAAGTGGCTTGAAGAGGCTGACTCTACAACTGGCTCACCGACGAGTATCGACAAAATCGCAGCGCAGGGCCGTAAACGCAAGAAACGGACCAGCATCGAGGTGAGTGTGAAAGGCGCACTGGAACAGCATTTCCATAAGCAGCCGAAACCGTCGGCACAAGAGATCTCGTCGCTAGCGGATTCGTTGCAACTAGAGAAGGAGGTAGTGCGGGTTTGGTTCTGTAATCGTAGGCAAAAGGAGAAGCGAATGACGCCGCCGAATACAATGGGCGGCGATATGATGGACGGCATGCCACCAGGTCACATGCATCCGCACGGCGGCTACCATCCTCATCACGATATGCACGGAAGCCCAATGGGCACTCACAGTCACAGCCATAGCCCGCCAATGCTTAGCCCACAAAACATGCAATCCGCGGCGGGGCATCAGTTGGCGGCTCACTAG